A single Molothrus aeneus isolate 106 chromosome 9, BPBGC_Maene_1.0, whole genome shotgun sequence DNA region contains:
- the GLRX2 gene encoding glutaredoxin 2 isoform X2 — MLQLKGTSMAHYRMGNRQTASVGLSYGAAVNQIQDIISRNCVVIFSKTTCAYCRMAKNLFQGLNVNYTAVELDLNRNGKQFQDILEQMTGGRTVPRVFINGTCVGGATDAQKLHEEGKLLPLINQCQMRRNY, encoded by the exons ATGCTGCAGCTCAAGGGAACCTCCATGGCGCA CTATAGAATGGGGAACAGACAGACGGCTTCTGTAGGATTGTCGTATGGTGCTGCCGTGAATCAAATACAG GACATTATTTCACGCAACTGTGTGGTGATTTTCTCTAAAACAACATGTGCATACTGCAGAATGGCAAAAAACCTCTTTCAGGGTTTGAATGTGAATTACACAGCTGTGGAACTGGACCTAAATAGAAATGGAAAGCAGTTCCAAGACATTCTGGAACAGATGACTGGTGGCAGAACA GTCCCAAGAGTGTTTATCAATGGGACTTGTGTTGGAGGTGCAACAGATGCTCAAAAGCTTCATGAGGAAGGCAAACTGCTTCCTTTAATTAATCAGTGTCAAATGAGGCGAAATTACTGA
- the GLRX2 gene encoding glutaredoxin 2 isoform X3, whose translation MALQGALRRVAAAWGGRYRMGNRQTASVGLSYGAAVNQIQGLNVNYTAVELDLNRNGKQFQDILEQMTGGRTVPRVFINGTCVGGATDAQKLHEEGKLLPLINQCQMRRNY comes from the exons ATGGccctgcagggggcgctgcgcCGCGTGGCCGCGGCCTGGGGGGGGCG CTATAGAATGGGGAACAGACAGACGGCTTCTGTAGGATTGTCGTATGGTGCTGCCGTGAATCAAATACAG GGTTTGAATGTGAATTACACAGCTGTGGAACTGGACCTAAATAGAAATGGAAAGCAGTTCCAAGACATTCTGGAACAGATGACTGGTGGCAGAACA GTCCCAAGAGTGTTTATCAATGGGACTTGTGTTGGAGGTGCAACAGATGCTCAAAAGCTTCATGAGGAAGGCAAACTGCTTCCTTTAATTAATCAGTGTCAAATGAGGCGAAATTACTGA
- the GLRX2 gene encoding glutaredoxin 2 isoform X1, producing the protein MALQGALRRVAAAWGGRYRMGNRQTASVGLSYGAAVNQIQDIISRNCVVIFSKTTCAYCRMAKNLFQGLNVNYTAVELDLNRNGKQFQDILEQMTGGRTVPRVFINGTCVGGATDAQKLHEEGKLLPLINQCQMRRNY; encoded by the exons ATGGccctgcagggggcgctgcgcCGCGTGGCCGCGGCCTGGGGGGGGCG CTATAGAATGGGGAACAGACAGACGGCTTCTGTAGGATTGTCGTATGGTGCTGCCGTGAATCAAATACAG GACATTATTTCACGCAACTGTGTGGTGATTTTCTCTAAAACAACATGTGCATACTGCAGAATGGCAAAAAACCTCTTTCAGGGTTTGAATGTGAATTACACAGCTGTGGAACTGGACCTAAATAGAAATGGAAAGCAGTTCCAAGACATTCTGGAACAGATGACTGGTGGCAGAACA GTCCCAAGAGTGTTTATCAATGGGACTTGTGTTGGAGGTGCAACAGATGCTCAAAAGCTTCATGAGGAAGGCAAACTGCTTCCTTTAATTAATCAGTGTCAAATGAGGCGAAATTACTGA